In the Kribbella sp. NBC_00482 genome, one interval contains:
- a CDS encoding VOC family protein, with product MPIKNVVVNCTDVQRSVEYYTRFLELRVVGEPTAQRAVLDAVTATVELRAVSNDRGQSTWSPDDLQKGFRHIGFKVDRIDERAGVLKDAGVEFKLDPLDAEGNVRICFFYDPDGTLLELIQGDLEYAEVLDAAGVARERSLGVPERPRFDHVAVTIEDRDATAAHYHEHHGFDFIGTIEQPHDSRGFHIGYLKGGETVLEVFTYDVPKTSRDPQLDVAGFAYAELAGDPPDLPVAISPDGTKVYVDPDGFPYTASTDTVGSGA from the coding sequence ATGCCGATCAAGAACGTCGTGGTCAACTGCACGGACGTGCAGCGCTCCGTCGAGTACTACACCAGGTTTCTCGAGCTCCGCGTCGTCGGAGAGCCGACAGCGCAGCGCGCCGTACTGGACGCGGTGACCGCGACGGTCGAGTTACGGGCCGTGAGCAATGACCGGGGACAGAGCACCTGGTCGCCCGACGATCTGCAGAAGGGCTTCCGGCACATCGGGTTCAAGGTGGACCGGATCGACGAGCGGGCCGGCGTCCTGAAGGACGCCGGGGTGGAGTTCAAACTCGACCCGCTCGACGCCGAGGGCAACGTCCGGATCTGCTTCTTCTACGACCCGGACGGCACGCTGCTGGAGCTGATCCAGGGCGATCTCGAGTACGCCGAGGTCCTGGACGCGGCCGGCGTCGCCAGAGAGCGCTCTCTGGGCGTTCCCGAGCGACCGCGGTTCGACCACGTCGCCGTCACGATCGAGGACCGCGACGCGACCGCCGCCCACTACCACGAGCACCACGGCTTCGACTTCATCGGAACCATCGAGCAGCCGCACGACAGCCGCGGCTTCCACATCGGCTACCTCAAGGGCGGCGAGACCGTCCTCGAGGTCTTCACGTACGACGTCCCCAAGACGTCCCGGGACCCGCAGCTCGACGTCGCGGGTTTCGCGTACGCCGAACTCGCGGGCGACCCGCCGGACCTACCGGTCGCGATCTCGCCGGACGGGACGAAGGTCTACGTCGACCCTGACGGGTTCCCATACACGGCAAGCACCGACACCGTAGGCTCCGGCGCATGA
- a CDS encoding carbohydrate ABC transporter permease codes for MRKNLLGKSFATFVLLPFCLLMAFPFVWMLLTSLREQNTIFNGPIIPRKFTGTAYKDAWTSIEFPLHFWNSVWITSVTVIGVLVFATLSGYAFAKLDFPFRNTLFVLLLTTLMMPSTALIIPLYLELKSFGLLDSQAGLLVLYISGSAPFAMFLMRAFFQTLPDELIEAARVDGGSELTIFRRVILPLTRPGIATVVIFQFLSTWNEFLIANTVLRNTDSLPLQPVLFTLMGQYSTNWPALTAGLTLSVVPVVIVYVRMQRQFVAGMMLGAVKN; via the coding sequence ATGAGGAAGAACCTGCTCGGTAAGTCGTTCGCGACGTTCGTGCTGCTGCCGTTCTGCCTGCTGATGGCGTTCCCGTTCGTGTGGATGCTGCTCACGTCGCTGCGCGAGCAGAACACGATCTTCAACGGGCCGATCATCCCGCGGAAGTTCACCGGTACGGCGTACAAGGACGCCTGGACGTCGATCGAGTTCCCGCTGCATTTCTGGAACAGCGTGTGGATCACGTCGGTGACCGTGATCGGCGTACTCGTCTTCGCCACCCTCAGCGGGTATGCGTTCGCGAAGCTGGACTTCCCGTTCCGCAACACGTTGTTCGTGTTGCTGCTGACGACGCTGATGATGCCGTCGACGGCGCTGATCATCCCGCTGTATCTCGAGCTCAAGTCGTTCGGTCTGCTCGACAGCCAGGCCGGTCTGCTGGTGCTCTACATCTCGGGATCGGCGCCGTTCGCGATGTTCCTGATGCGGGCGTTCTTCCAGACGTTGCCGGACGAGCTGATCGAGGCCGCGCGGGTGGACGGCGGCAGTGAGCTGACGATCTTCCGGCGGGTGATCCTGCCGCTCACGCGACCCGGGATCGCGACCGTGGTGATCTTCCAGTTCCTGTCCACCTGGAACGAGTTCCTGATCGCCAACACGGTCCTGCGGAACACCGACTCGCTGCCTTTGCAGCCGGTGCTGTTCACGCTGATGGGTCAGTACTCCACGAACTGGCCGGCCCTCACCGCCGGTCTCACGTTGTCCGTCGTACCGGTCGTGATCGTCTACGTCCGGATGCAACGGCAGTTCGTCGCCGGGATGATGCTCGGCGCCGTGAAAAACTGA
- a CDS encoding carbohydrate ABC transporter permease → MATAQFFGTPLRKSQRVAGYLFVLPTFVLFLGFVLWPILYTAYLSLTSWGGFGAPRFVNFDNYSRMLHDPVARRALIVTLVLTGVTTAILTFLGLVTAVLVNVIWPKVGVVVRTILFIPGIVSFVVSAVLWKLIYDPNIGTLNRLLGAIGLDSLQHPWLADHKTVLPAIVVVTVWGGLGFNMLIYFAGLQSIDPNLYEAAAMDGANTVQQFRHITVPSLRIVTGLIVSLGLLNGFKAFDVIFVMTGGGPNHASEVLGTYLYSLAFGSTSGSIPQLGYASAFSVVTMVLCTLAVIAQLWLTRRADR, encoded by the coding sequence ATGGCGACAGCCCAATTCTTCGGGACGCCGCTCAGAAAATCGCAAAGAGTCGCGGGCTATCTCTTCGTTCTTCCGACGTTCGTCCTGTTCCTGGGTTTCGTACTCTGGCCGATCCTCTACACGGCGTACCTGAGCCTGACCTCGTGGGGCGGGTTCGGGGCGCCGCGGTTCGTGAACTTCGACAACTACAGCCGGATGCTGCACGATCCGGTGGCACGCCGGGCGTTGATCGTCACGCTGGTGCTGACCGGCGTGACGACGGCGATCCTGACGTTCCTCGGTCTCGTCACGGCGGTGCTGGTGAACGTGATCTGGCCGAAGGTCGGTGTCGTCGTCCGCACCATCCTGTTCATCCCCGGGATCGTGTCGTTCGTCGTGTCGGCGGTGCTCTGGAAGCTGATCTACGACCCGAACATCGGCACCCTCAACCGGTTGCTCGGGGCAATCGGTCTGGACAGCCTGCAGCACCCGTGGCTGGCCGACCACAAGACCGTGCTGCCGGCGATCGTCGTGGTGACGGTCTGGGGCGGCCTCGGGTTCAACATGCTGATCTACTTCGCCGGTCTGCAGAGCATCGATCCCAACCTGTACGAGGCCGCGGCCATGGACGGGGCCAACACGGTCCAGCAGTTCCGCCACATCACGGTCCCGAGCCTGCGGATCGTGACCGGCCTGATCGTCAGCCTCGGGTTGCTCAACGGGTTCAAGGCGTTCGACGTGATCTTCGTGATGACGGGCGGCGGGCCGAACCACGCCAGCGAAGTACTCGGCACGTATCTGTACTCGCTGGCCTTCGGGTCGACGTCCGGCTCGATCCCGCAACTGGGGTACGCCAGCGCGTTCAGCGTCGTGACGATGGTGCTCTGCACGCTCGCGGTGATCGCGCAGCTCTGGCTGACCCGGAGGGCGGACCGATGA
- a CDS encoding ABC transporter substrate-binding protein, with translation MGEQHVRRRTVLKGAVGALGLGSALAACGGSDSGGGTTSGGKAVVRMWSWYNDQEDQFPKLISAFEAAHSNIKIENRIFGTPDQYLPALQAAVAGGDVPEIFAPHTRALTYGTGGVSADLKQELGDDFLKDFFDSANQEYTLDGKQYAVGWMAQTFGLFYNPDMLKKAGVAEDGIETWDDLIAAAAKIKATGKFPVALSCNPTTSSLDFFLPLITQVADDPTYYLKLDQLKDGATYEDPKVVQAIELQQKIVKAGVFQPGTTGTSGDQAPQIFYTGKSAMLFNGSWTPQGLTKDATPAFNKLYKVMKTPAIAPGKRHWTANQAGAGWALSATSKNKDAALEFLKFMYSADQYSPTMNGSNSMPATKSAAARIELPIMKQMTSWLLDGDGCPHIPFGPGSVAAGDPLAKIFDGSGEPAAVAKAMQQAVQNAKGG, from the coding sequence ATGGGCGAACAGCACGTGCGGCGGCGGACGGTTCTGAAAGGGGCGGTGGGTGCACTCGGCCTCGGGTCGGCACTGGCCGCCTGCGGCGGGAGTGACAGCGGCGGCGGCACCACGAGCGGCGGGAAAGCCGTGGTCCGGATGTGGTCCTGGTACAACGACCAGGAGGACCAGTTCCCGAAGCTGATCAGCGCGTTCGAGGCCGCGCACAGCAACATCAAGATCGAGAACCGGATCTTCGGCACCCCGGACCAGTACCTGCCCGCGTTGCAGGCGGCGGTCGCGGGTGGCGACGTACCGGAGATCTTCGCGCCGCACACGCGGGCGCTGACCTACGGCACCGGCGGGGTGTCGGCCGACCTGAAGCAGGAGCTCGGCGACGACTTCCTGAAGGACTTCTTCGACTCGGCCAACCAGGAGTACACGCTGGACGGCAAGCAGTACGCCGTCGGCTGGATGGCGCAGACGTTCGGGCTCTTCTACAACCCGGACATGCTGAAGAAGGCGGGTGTCGCGGAGGACGGTATCGAGACCTGGGACGACCTGATCGCGGCGGCGGCGAAGATCAAGGCGACCGGCAAGTTCCCGGTGGCGCTCAGCTGCAACCCGACGACGAGTTCGCTGGACTTCTTCCTGCCGCTGATCACGCAGGTCGCCGACGACCCGACGTACTACCTGAAACTCGATCAGCTCAAGGACGGCGCGACGTACGAGGACCCGAAGGTGGTCCAGGCGATCGAACTGCAGCAGAAGATCGTCAAGGCCGGCGTGTTCCAGCCCGGTACGACGGGCACCAGTGGCGACCAGGCGCCGCAGATCTTCTACACCGGGAAGTCCGCGATGCTCTTCAACGGCAGCTGGACGCCACAGGGGCTGACGAAGGACGCGACGCCGGCGTTCAACAAGCTGTACAAGGTGATGAAGACACCGGCGATCGCGCCCGGCAAGCGGCACTGGACGGCGAACCAGGCGGGTGCCGGGTGGGCGTTGTCGGCGACCAGCAAGAACAAGGACGCCGCGCTGGAGTTCCTGAAGTTCATGTACTCCGCCGACCAGTACTCCCCCACGATGAACGGCTCCAACTCGATGCCGGCCACGAAGAGCGCGGCGGCCCGGATCGAGCTGCCGATCATGAAGCAGATGACGTCCTGGCTGCTCGACGGCGACGGCTGCCCGCACATCCCGTTCGGTCCCGGCTCGGTGGCGGCCGGCGATCCACTCGCGAAGATCTTCGACGGCAGCGGCGAGCCGGCGGCGGTCGCGAAGGCGATGCAGCAGGCGGTGCAGAACGCCAAGGGCGGCTGA
- the zapE gene encoding cell division protein ZapE: protein MVVRLSERAPAVSPDRLLSECVPPPRFAEVRFGTYRPDPDEPSQTEALAVLSARAEKLAKPRPTPSLWSRLRGRNVSPDKPGIYLDGGFGVGKTHLLASLWHESSGPKMYCTFVELTNLVGALGLRTAVEALSAYRLVCIDEFELDDPGDTMLISRLLGQLVEAGVEFAATSNTLPDKLGEGRFQAIEFLREIQGLAARFDVRRVDGPDYRHRGLPVAPDPWPDEKVEQEAAVRANASCDHFVDLHRHLAELHPSKYGALLDGIETVAITDVRPLTDENVALRVVVLADRMYDRNLPLLASGVPLDRLFSAEMLKGGYRKKYLRALSRLIALARAA, encoded by the coding sequence ATGGTGGTGCGGTTGAGTGAGCGGGCGCCGGCGGTTTCGCCGGATCGGCTGTTGTCCGAGTGCGTGCCGCCGCCGCGGTTCGCCGAGGTCCGGTTCGGCACGTACCGCCCGGATCCGGACGAGCCGTCGCAGACGGAGGCCCTCGCCGTGCTGTCGGCTCGGGCGGAGAAGCTGGCCAAGCCGCGGCCGACGCCGTCGCTGTGGTCTCGGTTGCGCGGACGGAACGTGTCCCCGGACAAACCGGGCATCTACCTCGATGGCGGATTCGGCGTCGGCAAGACCCACCTGCTCGCTTCGTTGTGGCACGAGTCCTCGGGCCCGAAGATGTACTGCACGTTCGTCGAGCTCACCAACCTCGTCGGTGCCCTCGGGCTGCGGACGGCGGTCGAGGCGCTGTCGGCGTACCGGCTGGTCTGTATCGACGAGTTCGAGCTGGACGACCCCGGCGACACGATGCTGATCTCGCGGCTGCTCGGTCAGCTGGTCGAGGCCGGCGTCGAGTTCGCGGCGACCTCGAACACGTTGCCCGACAAGCTCGGCGAGGGCCGTTTCCAGGCGATCGAGTTCCTCCGCGAGATCCAGGGTCTTGCAGCGCGCTTCGACGTACGGCGAGTGGACGGGCCCGACTACCGCCATCGAGGGCTCCCGGTGGCGCCGGACCCGTGGCCCGACGAGAAGGTCGAGCAGGAGGCCGCAGTACGGGCGAACGCGTCGTGCGACCACTTCGTCGACCTGCACCGGCACCTGGCCGAACTGCATCCGAGCAAGTACGGCGCCCTGCTCGACGGGATCGAGACGGTGGCGATCACCGACGTACGGCCGCTGACCGACGAGAACGTGGCGTTGCGGGTGGTGGTGCTCGCGGACCGGATGTACGACCGCAACCTGCCGCTCCTCGCGAGCGGCGTCCCGCTCGACCGGCTGTTCTCGGCCGAGATGCTGAAGGGCGGCTACCGGAAGAAGTACCTGCGGGCCTTGTCGCGCCTGATCGCACTGGCCCGTGCCGCATGA
- a CDS encoding PPK2 family polyphosphate kinase: protein MAKQKKGQKAAGGGLREQLRVPVGEVDLTKYDTRATAGFSGTKDDGKLALENLGAEVSDWQERLFAEGRTGGERSILLVLQGMDTSGKGGVIRHGAGLMDPQGLKITSFKAPTPAEKRRGFLWRIRQAVPGHGMIGVFDRSHYEDVLIARVRELVTPNVWTRRYDQINEFEAELTASGVTIVKCYLHISADEQRARLEERLADPTKHWKYNPGDVDERQLWPDYMEAYHAALERCNTPDAPWYVIPSDRKWYRNWAVTTILLETLKELNPEWPAADFDVENEKKRLAAT, encoded by the coding sequence ATGGCGAAGCAGAAGAAGGGCCAGAAGGCAGCCGGTGGGGGACTGCGGGAGCAGCTGCGGGTGCCGGTCGGCGAGGTGGACCTGACGAAGTACGACACGCGTGCGACGGCGGGGTTCAGCGGGACCAAGGACGACGGCAAGCTCGCGCTGGAGAACCTCGGCGCCGAGGTCTCGGACTGGCAAGAGCGGCTGTTCGCCGAGGGCCGGACCGGTGGCGAGCGGAGCATTCTGCTGGTGCTGCAGGGGATGGACACCTCCGGCAAGGGCGGCGTGATCCGGCACGGCGCGGGGCTGATGGACCCGCAGGGCCTGAAGATCACCTCGTTCAAGGCGCCGACGCCGGCCGAGAAGCGCCGCGGGTTCCTGTGGCGGATCCGGCAGGCAGTGCCCGGGCACGGGATGATCGGGGTCTTCGATCGGTCGCACTACGAGGACGTGCTGATCGCCCGGGTGCGCGAACTGGTCACGCCGAACGTGTGGACCCGGCGGTACGACCAGATCAACGAGTTCGAGGCCGAGCTGACCGCCAGCGGCGTGACGATCGTGAAGTGCTACCTGCACATCTCGGCCGACGAGCAGCGGGCCCGGCTCGAGGAGCGCCTCGCCGACCCGACCAAGCACTGGAAGTACAACCCGGGTGACGTCGACGAGCGGCAGCTGTGGCCCGACTACATGGAGGCGTACCACGCGGCGCTTGAGCGCTGCAACACGCCTGACGCGCCCTGGTACGTCATCCCGAGCGACCGCAAGTGGTACCGCAACTGGGCCGTCACCACAATCCTCCTGGAGACGCTCAAGGAGCTGAACCCGGAGTGGCCTGCGGCCGACTTCGACGTCGAGAACGAGAAGAAGCGCCTGGCAGCAACCTGA
- a CDS encoding DUF998 domain-containing protein produces MALILALLAVLGMGGYLCVFVALHVLPTGYHPVRHAVSDYGVGRYAWLFRWALVASSVGILALAAGLALEPGTPTVTVLQLVFLFLIPVMRAGMLKFPTDLEGQRLTRSGRLHYVFAVAAFALTYSAIADMTPELGSVGAWESVSGFLSVLRIIAVVSLVLLVIALVPRLRVVFGLFERGFLLSTNLWFLTVGICLLVEAAT; encoded by the coding sequence ATGGCGTTGATCCTGGCTCTTCTCGCCGTCCTGGGGATGGGTGGCTATCTCTGCGTCTTCGTGGCGTTGCACGTGCTTCCGACCGGCTACCACCCGGTCCGGCATGCCGTCAGCGACTACGGCGTCGGCCGCTACGCGTGGCTGTTCCGCTGGGCACTCGTGGCTTCGTCGGTCGGCATCCTTGCACTGGCCGCTGGACTCGCGCTCGAGCCCGGCACCCCGACAGTGACCGTGCTGCAGTTGGTGTTCCTGTTTCTGATCCCGGTGATGCGGGCCGGCATGCTGAAGTTCCCGACCGACCTCGAGGGGCAGCGACTGACCCGGTCCGGCCGGCTGCACTATGTGTTCGCGGTCGCCGCGTTCGCGCTGACGTACTCCGCGATCGCCGACATGACGCCCGAACTCGGATCTGTCGGCGCCTGGGAGTCGGTGAGCGGCTTCCTGTCGGTGCTGCGCATCATCGCCGTCGTGTCGCTCGTCCTGCTGGTGATCGCGCTCGTGCCTCGGCTGCGCGTGGTGTTCGGTCTGTTCGAGCGCGGGTTCCTGCTCAGCACGAACCTGTGGTTCCTGACAGTCGGGATCTGCCTGCTCGTCGAAGCCGCGACCTGA
- a CDS encoding Clp protease N-terminal domain-containing protein — protein sequence MRYLGRYDVLAIAARVLRCDSDDVVRRSNLDAIDRVLDGVRLTGGLAESAGVLLAGLVRARPFDGANRVVAVAVVLQFVTLNRAELQLEPVADVDDLLDRIASGDAGYHEAAAFVRSRLEHHPVTAEDLQERLRVELVLDEEALTFDLVQDWWRGDPMYEQFSEQARHVIVLAQEEARSLDHVYVGTEHLLLGLITLGQGVASRVLADLGVTAPAVRDLVVEIIGRGRSGAAAGTIPFTPRAKSTFEFAWGEARARGAEQVGPEHLLLGVLHDGDGVGGQIITKLAESTDEVRRKLEKHMNWRQRSHDLVTGMLAEDPANTWTTYGRRHHLLAELNAVLEENERLHEQVAALRDLLRRHDIDPDS from the coding sequence ATGCGTTACCTCGGTCGGTACGACGTTCTCGCGATCGCCGCGCGCGTGCTGCGGTGCGACTCCGACGACGTCGTACGCCGATCGAACCTGGACGCGATCGATCGCGTGCTGGACGGCGTACGGCTGACCGGCGGCCTCGCGGAGTCGGCTGGGGTGCTGCTCGCGGGTCTGGTCCGGGCGCGGCCGTTCGACGGAGCCAACCGGGTGGTGGCGGTCGCGGTCGTGCTGCAGTTCGTCACGCTGAACCGCGCCGAGCTGCAACTCGAGCCGGTCGCCGACGTCGACGATCTGCTCGATCGGATCGCGTCCGGTGACGCCGGGTACCACGAGGCCGCCGCCTTCGTCCGGAGCCGGCTCGAGCACCACCCGGTGACGGCCGAGGACCTGCAGGAACGCCTTCGGGTCGAGCTGGTTCTCGACGAGGAGGCGCTGACCTTCGATCTCGTGCAGGACTGGTGGAGGGGAGATCCCATGTACGAACAGTTCAGCGAGCAGGCCCGGCACGTCATCGTGCTGGCGCAGGAGGAGGCGCGCAGCCTCGACCATGTGTACGTCGGCACCGAGCACCTACTGCTCGGCCTGATCACCTTGGGGCAGGGCGTCGCGTCGCGTGTGCTCGCCGACCTGGGCGTCACGGCTCCGGCGGTGCGGGATCTGGTCGTCGAGATCATCGGCCGCGGCCGGAGCGGTGCGGCCGCCGGGACGATCCCGTTCACGCCGCGCGCGAAGAGCACGTTCGAGTTCGCGTGGGGCGAGGCGCGGGCCCGTGGCGCGGAGCAGGTCGGTCCGGAGCACCTGCTCCTCGGCGTACTCCACGACGGCGACGGGGTCGGCGGCCAGATCATCACCAAGCTCGCCGAGAGCACCGACGAGGTACGCCGGAAGCTCGAGAAGCACATGAACTGGCGCCAGCGGTCACACGACCTCGTCACGGGCATGCTCGCCGAGGACCCCGCCAACACGTGGACGACGTACGGCCGCCGGCATCACCTGCTCGCCGAACTCAACGCCGTCCTCGAGGAGAACGAGCGCCTGCACGAGCAGGTCGCTGCGCTCCGCGACCTGCTCCGGCGCCACGACATCGACCCGGACAGCTGA
- a CDS encoding type IV toxin-antitoxin system AbiEi family antitoxin domain-containing protein: MAEVVEVLQKAGGSATFAQLHALVPSRAIRLALAQGRIKRVAKGLYALPIDPSPLTVARAYGGVLSHESAAQHHGLDVVTMPLKPHVTVARRQRRRETRLACTLHWSDAPELDGATTPLRTVLDCARSLPFCEALAVADSALRKGLVTRDELLAAAVSVRGPGRARGIRLAEAGDPRAASALESVLQGRVLKAGYCGFVPQFVIADDEFFARVDLGHPELRLVLEADSFAYHASREALRRDCRRYVNLAMRGWTLLRFSWEDVVLDEGWVAQALAGVLSGRARRQNPRKWAA, translated from the coding sequence GTGGCTGAGGTGGTTGAAGTCCTGCAGAAGGCGGGTGGGAGCGCGACGTTCGCGCAACTGCACGCACTCGTCCCCTCGCGGGCGATCCGGCTCGCGCTGGCGCAGGGCCGGATCAAGCGCGTCGCCAAGGGCCTGTACGCCCTGCCGATCGATCCGTCGCCGCTGACTGTCGCCCGCGCGTACGGCGGTGTCCTGTCACACGAGAGCGCGGCGCAGCACCATGGGCTCGACGTCGTCACGATGCCGCTCAAACCCCATGTCACCGTCGCTCGCCGCCAGCGTAGGCGCGAGACGCGGCTTGCGTGCACCCTGCACTGGTCCGATGCTCCCGAACTCGACGGCGCGACCACGCCGCTGCGCACTGTCCTCGACTGCGCGCGGAGCCTCCCGTTCTGCGAGGCCCTCGCGGTCGCCGACTCGGCACTGCGCAAGGGCCTCGTGACGCGGGACGAACTGCTCGCCGCGGCGGTCTCGGTCCGGGGGCCAGGGCGGGCACGGGGGATCAGGCTGGCCGAGGCGGGTGATCCGCGCGCGGCGTCGGCCCTCGAGTCGGTGTTGCAGGGTCGCGTCCTCAAGGCCGGGTACTGCGGTTTCGTGCCGCAGTTCGTGATCGCGGACGACGAGTTCTTCGCGCGCGTCGACCTCGGTCACCCGGAGCTGCGGCTGGTCCTGGAGGCCGACTCGTTCGCTTACCACGCGTCTCGCGAGGCGCTGCGCCGCGACTGCCGCCGCTACGTCAACCTCGCCATGCGCGGGTGGACCCTGCTGCGATTCTCATGGGAGGACGTGGTGCTCGACGAGGGGTGGGTCGCCCAGGCGCTGGCGGGTGTCTTGAGCGGACGGGCGCGCAGGCAGAACCCCCGGAAGTGGGCCGCATAG
- a CDS encoding sirohydrochlorin chelatase, protein MTAPALVILAHGSRDPRSAATVHSLVKCLREMRDDLRIEASFLDHCPPTPYQVIGKLAAEGVEEVVVLPLLLSAAYHARIDVPAVLDEAQSRFPNLRIIASDVLGFDDTLLDVLDRRMRAELKGGRVRELDALVLAAAGSSDSHANASVTRLARLWGQRHRLPVTAAFVCAASPSPAEAVLQWRLEGRRHVAVGSLFLAPGVLPDRAETTSRRAGAVAVSAPLGVSTEVARLVLLRYGVAGLDLLTLDPAPRPVIARPELVRTA, encoded by the coding sequence GTGACTGCTCCAGCGCTCGTGATCCTCGCCCACGGCAGCCGCGATCCGCGTTCGGCCGCCACCGTCCACTCGCTCGTGAAGTGCCTGCGCGAGATGCGTGACGACCTGCGGATCGAAGCCTCCTTCCTCGACCACTGCCCGCCGACGCCGTACCAGGTGATCGGCAAGCTCGCCGCCGAGGGCGTCGAGGAGGTCGTCGTCCTGCCGCTGCTGCTGTCGGCCGCGTACCACGCGCGGATCGACGTACCGGCCGTCCTCGACGAGGCGCAGAGCCGGTTCCCGAACCTGCGGATCATCGCGTCCGACGTGCTCGGGTTCGACGACACGCTGCTCGACGTACTCGACCGCCGGATGCGCGCCGAGCTGAAGGGCGGCCGGGTGCGTGAGCTGGACGCGCTGGTGCTCGCGGCCGCCGGTTCGAGCGACTCGCACGCGAACGCGAGCGTCACCCGCCTCGCGCGGTTGTGGGGCCAGCGTCACCGGCTCCCCGTCACCGCCGCGTTCGTCTGCGCCGCCTCGCCGTCACCGGCCGAGGCCGTACTCCAGTGGCGCCTGGAGGGCCGCCGCCACGTCGCGGTCGGCTCCCTCTTCCTCGCCCCCGGCGTACTCCCCGACCGAGCCGAAACCACGTCCCGCCGCGCCGGCGCGGTCGCAGTCTCGGCCCCCCTCGGCGTCAGCACGGAGGTAGCCCGCCTGGTCCTCCTCCGCTACGGCGTAGCCGGCCTCGACCTCCTAACCCTCGACCCGGCCCCCCGCCCAGTCATCGCCCGCCCCGAGTTGGTGCGTACGGCCTGA
- a CDS encoding sulfate adenylyltransferase subunit 1, whose product MSTLLRLATAGSVDDGKSTLVGRLLHDCKAILADQIAHVKTVSEARGGDFDFALLTDGLRAEREQGITIDVAYRYFATDKRSFILADCPGHVQYTRNTVTGASTADVVIILVDARHGVLEQTRRHLAVAGLLRVPHVVLAVNKIDLVGYDEAGFTKIAEDVNEVADQLGIADIQAIPVSALAGDNVVEHSTRTPWYDGPTLLEFLENANGRIDNSAQPLRFPVQYVIRPQTDEYRDYRGYTGTVASGTVTVGDPVIVLPAGRRTSIAGIDRPVVTATSTAVVERPSAIAGEAVTVRLADDIDVARGSVIVAAEHSPGTRRELAATISWLADRPLTVGARVLIKHTTTTAQAIVTKITGALDLDTLGVIDATELDLNDIGKVQLKIAAPLAADPYSSNAITGSFLLIDAHDGWTLAAGMIDDEEGELL is encoded by the coding sequence ATGAGCACCCTGTTGCGTCTGGCAACGGCCGGATCGGTGGACGACGGCAAGTCGACGCTGGTCGGGCGGCTGCTGCACGACTGCAAGGCGATCCTCGCCGACCAGATCGCGCACGTGAAGACGGTCTCCGAAGCCCGCGGCGGTGACTTCGACTTCGCACTGCTCACCGACGGTCTGCGAGCCGAACGCGAGCAGGGCATCACGATCGACGTCGCCTACCGGTACTTCGCCACCGACAAGCGCTCGTTCATCCTGGCCGACTGCCCCGGGCACGTGCAGTACACACGGAACACGGTCACGGGCGCATCGACGGCGGACGTGGTGATCATCCTGGTCGACGCCCGCCACGGCGTACTCGAGCAGACGCGGCGGCACCTCGCCGTCGCCGGTCTGCTCCGGGTGCCGCACGTCGTACTCGCGGTGAACAAGATCGACCTGGTCGGCTACGACGAGGCCGGGTTCACCAAGATCGCCGAGGACGTCAACGAGGTCGCCGACCAACTCGGCATCGCGGACATCCAAGCCATCCCGGTCTCGGCCCTCGCCGGCGACAACGTCGTCGAACACTCCACCCGGACCCCGTGGTACGACGGACCGACACTGCTCGAGTTCCTGGAGAACGCGAACGGGCGGATCGACAACTCTGCGCAGCCGCTGCGGTTCCCGGTGCAGTACGTGATCCGCCCGCAGACCGACGAGTACCGCGACTACCGCGGCTACACCGGAACCGTTGCCTCCGGCACCGTCACGGTCGGCGACCCGGTGATCGTGCTGCCGGCGGGACGCCGTACGTCGATCGCCGGCATCGACCGGCCGGTCGTCACCGCCACCAGCACCGCGGTCGTCGAACGGCCGTCCGCGATCGCCGGTGAAGCCGTCACGGTCCGGCTCGCCGACGACATCGACGTCGCCCGCGGCTCGGTGATCGTCGCCGCCGAGCACTCCCCCGGCACCCGCCGGGAACTGGCGGCCACCATCAGCTGGCTGGCCGACCGGCCACTGACCGTCGGGGCCCGGGTGCTGATCAAGCACACCACCACCACCGCGCAGGCGATCGTCACCAAGATCACCGGCGCGCTGGACCTCGACACGCTCGGAGTCATCGACGCCACCGAGCTCGACCTGAACGACATCGGCAAGGTGCAGCTCAAGATCGCCGCACCGCTGGCCGCCGACCCGTACTCCAGCAACGCCATCACCGGTTCGTTCCTGCTCATCGACGCCCACGACGGGTGGACGCTCGCGGCCGGAATGATCGACGACGAAGAAGGGGAACTGCTGTGA